In Pseudonocardia cypriaca, a single genomic region encodes these proteins:
- a CDS encoding class F sortase: MIGPLLRAVLVGAAVAVLAACGAPPSGTAAPAAAPAAPAKSIAPPAAASPTAPVALTVPALGVQTGQLLGLGIDPAGALEVPPDATTAGWFTLAPTPGSPGPAVIAGHVDYKGTPGVFQRLGELKPGEEVTVARADGSTAVFETYLVERYAKAQFPTERVYGNTAGPELRLITCGGAFDSGSGHYQDNVVAYARLVRVA, encoded by the coding sequence GTGATCGGACCGCTCCTGCGGGCTGTGCTCGTGGGCGCCGCCGTCGCCGTGCTGGCGGCGTGCGGCGCCCCGCCGTCCGGGACCGCCGCTCCGGCGGCGGCCCCGGCCGCGCCGGCGAAGAGCATCGCGCCCCCGGCAGCCGCCTCACCGACAGCACCGGTCGCGCTCACCGTCCCCGCGCTCGGTGTGCAGACCGGCCAGCTGCTCGGGCTCGGCATCGACCCGGCCGGCGCCCTCGAGGTGCCCCCGGACGCCACGACGGCCGGCTGGTTCACCCTCGCCCCCACCCCGGGCTCCCCCGGGCCCGCCGTCATCGCGGGGCACGTCGACTACAAGGGCACGCCCGGCGTCTTCCAGCGGCTGGGCGAGCTGAAGCCGGGCGAGGAGGTGACGGTCGCCCGCGCCGACGGGTCGACCGCCGTGTTCGAGACCTACCTCGTGGAGCGCTACGCCAAGGCGCAGTTCCCGACCGAACGCGTCTACGGCAACACGGCAGGCCCTGAGCTGCGGCTCATCACCTGCGGTGGGGCGTTCGACAGCGGGAGTGGCCACTACCAGGACAACGTGGTGGCGTACGCCCGGCTGGTGAGGGTCGCCTGA
- a CDS encoding ferredoxin, whose product MKVVVDFDLCESNAVCMGIAPEVFEVREDDFLYVLDEHPPEELRPTLEQAVVSCPRAAIRLVEDDS is encoded by the coding sequence ATGAAGGTCGTCGTCGACTTCGATCTCTGCGAATCCAACGCCGTCTGCATGGGCATCGCCCCTGAGGTCTTCGAGGTGCGGGAGGACGACTTCCTCTACGTCCTCGACGAGCACCCGCCCGAGGAGCTGCGGCCGACGCTGGAGCAGGCCGTGGTGTCCTGCCCGCGGGCGGCGATCAGGCTCGTCGAGGACGATAGCTAG
- a CDS encoding acyl--CoA ligase family protein yields MTAVWHTPLTPLAFLQRSAEVFPDKTAIVYGDRRHTYAEFAAEVTRVAHALRGSGIMPGDRVAYLLPNVPEMLVAHFAVPLAGAVLVAINTRLATEEVRYILDHSGAKLLVVDAALYPTVAPLSRRLKTVEEIVTIVDPAASGDGTGSGVTYDDLLARGNDEPLAWEVSDETSCISINYTSGTTGRPKGVQYSHRGAYLNSFGEVVHSGHTFDSVYLWTLPMFHCNGWCTPWALTAVGGTHVCLREVRGDVVWRLIREHGVTHLNGAPTVVTAILRAPEATELDRPITITTAGAPPSPTTIGHAERMGFRIVHVYGLTETYGPYSVNQYQRAWDDLPPEERAAKQARQGVGMVCADKVRVVDERMNDVPADAMTMGEVVMRGNNVMLGYFDDPVATEAAFAGGWFHSGDLGVLHPDGYVELRDRAKDVIISGGENISTIEVEQAVVSHPAVLEAAVIGVPDEQWGERPKAFVVLADGQTATPEELIEHVKGRIARFKAPKVVELVEQLPKTSTGKVQKFELREKEWSGEQSRIRG; encoded by the coding sequence ATGACCGCCGTCTGGCACACCCCACTCACGCCGCTGGCGTTCCTCCAGCGCTCCGCCGAGGTCTTCCCCGACAAGACCGCGATCGTCTACGGCGACCGCCGGCACACCTACGCGGAGTTCGCGGCAGAGGTCACCCGGGTGGCGCACGCGCTGCGCGGGTCCGGGATCATGCCCGGCGACCGGGTTGCCTACCTGCTGCCCAACGTCCCCGAGATGCTGGTGGCGCACTTCGCCGTGCCGCTCGCGGGCGCGGTGCTCGTCGCGATCAACACGCGGCTCGCCACGGAGGAGGTGCGCTACATCCTCGACCATTCCGGCGCGAAGCTGCTGGTCGTGGACGCGGCGCTGTACCCGACGGTGGCGCCCCTCTCGCGCCGCCTCAAGACGGTCGAGGAGATCGTCACGATCGTCGACCCGGCCGCGTCCGGCGACGGCACCGGCAGCGGGGTCACCTACGACGACCTGCTCGCCCGGGGCAACGACGAGCCGCTCGCATGGGAGGTGTCCGACGAGACGAGCTGCATCTCGATCAACTACACCTCCGGGACGACCGGGCGGCCGAAGGGCGTGCAGTACTCGCACCGCGGCGCGTACCTGAACTCCTTCGGCGAGGTCGTGCACTCGGGGCACACGTTCGACAGCGTGTACCTCTGGACGCTGCCGATGTTCCACTGCAACGGCTGGTGCACCCCGTGGGCGCTCACGGCGGTGGGCGGCACGCACGTGTGCCTGCGCGAGGTGCGCGGTGACGTCGTCTGGCGGTTGATCCGCGAGCACGGCGTCACGCACCTGAACGGCGCCCCGACCGTCGTCACCGCGATCCTGCGCGCACCTGAGGCCACCGAGCTGGACCGCCCGATCACGATCACGACGGCTGGCGCGCCGCCCAGTCCGACCACGATCGGGCACGCCGAGCGGATGGGCTTCCGGATCGTGCACGTCTACGGGCTCACCGAGACCTACGGGCCGTACTCGGTGAACCAGTACCAGCGCGCGTGGGACGACCTCCCGCCCGAGGAGCGGGCCGCGAAGCAGGCCCGCCAGGGCGTCGGGATGGTGTGTGCCGACAAGGTGCGCGTGGTCGACGAGCGGATGAACGACGTCCCCGCCGACGCCATGACGATGGGCGAGGTCGTGATGCGCGGCAACAACGTGATGCTCGGCTACTTCGACGACCCGGTCGCCACCGAGGCCGCGTTCGCGGGCGGCTGGTTCCACTCGGGCGACCTCGGGGTTCTGCACCCCGACGGCTACGTCGAGCTGCGCGACCGCGCCAAGGACGTGATCATCTCCGGCGGGGAGAACATCTCGACGATCGAGGTCGAGCAGGCCGTCGTGTCCCACCCCGCGGTGCTGGAGGCGGCCGTCATCGGCGTGCCGGACGAGCAGTGGGGCGAGCGCCCGAAGGCGTTCGTGGTGCTCGCCGACGGGCAGACCGCCACCCCGGAGGAGCTGATCGAGCACGTCAAGGGCCGTATCGCGCGGTTCAAGGCGCCGAAGGTGGTCGAGCTGGTCGAGCAGCTGCCGAAGACGTCCACGGGCAAGGTCCAGAAGTTCGAGCTGCGTGAGAAGGAGTGGTCGGGTGAGCAGTCCCGCATCCGCGGGTGA
- a CDS encoding MFS transporter translates to MARPVRAAVGAVTTTTASVLPVFLTGALTVQISAELGFDPAGLGLVVALYFGISAVASLPCGWLVERYGAGPTSRIAVLGTACAMSAIAVFARSYPALVAMLLCCAWCNVLGQLSSNLTLARHVPTSRLGLSFGVKQAAIPIATLLSGAAVPAIALTIGWRWAYLIATGLALGALLLTPRGSDGRQRTSAARGERATAALSVIGLAAGFGAGAATALGIFLVAAAVDRGIEAGLAGLTLTMGSVVGLTLRLVNGWLADRRSGGHIAVVAGSLVLGAAGVVLLAVPGTFALVTGTVLAFGLGWSWPGLLQFAVVRLNPEAPAAATSIVQVGVYGGGFVGPIAFGFIAAHASFPVAWLVSGAAMLLAGVLMVVGRRMLIAHRSTAAQLAPS, encoded by the coding sequence ATGGCTCGTCCCGTACGAGCGGCTGTCGGCGCCGTCACCACGACGACGGCGTCCGTGCTGCCGGTCTTCCTGACCGGCGCGCTGACGGTGCAGATCTCCGCTGAGCTGGGGTTCGACCCGGCAGGCCTCGGCCTCGTCGTCGCCCTGTACTTCGGGATCAGCGCGGTGGCGTCACTGCCGTGCGGCTGGTTGGTCGAGCGGTACGGAGCCGGGCCGACGAGCCGGATCGCAGTGCTCGGCACTGCATGCGCGATGTCCGCGATCGCGGTGTTCGCACGGTCCTACCCGGCACTGGTCGCCATGCTGCTGTGCTGCGCGTGGTGCAACGTGCTGGGCCAGCTCTCGTCGAACCTCACGCTCGCCAGGCACGTACCGACCTCCCGGCTGGGGCTCTCCTTCGGCGTCAAGCAGGCGGCGATCCCGATCGCGACGCTGCTGTCGGGGGCGGCGGTGCCGGCGATCGCGCTGACGATCGGCTGGCGCTGGGCCTACCTCATCGCGACCGGGCTCGCCCTCGGCGCGTTGCTGCTGACGCCGCGCGGGTCGGACGGCCGGCAGCGGACCTCGGCGGCACGGGGCGAGCGAGCGACGGCAGCCCTGAGCGTCATCGGGCTGGCGGCCGGGTTCGGCGCGGGTGCCGCGACCGCGCTCGGGATCTTCCTCGTCGCGGCGGCCGTCGACCGCGGCATCGAGGCGGGCCTCGCCGGGCTCACGCTGACGATGGGCAGCGTCGTCGGCCTGACGCTGCGGCTGGTCAACGGCTGGCTCGCCGACCGGCGGTCGGGCGGTCACATCGCGGTCGTCGCCGGGAGCCTCGTGCTCGGCGCCGCCGGGGTCGTGCTGCTGGCCGTGCCGGGCACATTCGCGCTCGTGACCGGCACCGTGCTGGCCTTCGGGCTCGGCTGGTCGTGGCCGGGCCTGCTGCAGTTCGCGGTGGTGCGGCTGAATCCGGAGGCGCCCGCGGCGGCCACGTCGATCGTGCAGGTCGGCGTGTACGGCGGCGGGTTCGTGGGGCCGATCGCGTTCGGTTTCATCGCCGCGCACGCATCGTTCCCGGTGGCATGGCTGGTGAGCGGGGCGGCGATGCTGCTCGCCGGTGTCCTCATGGTGGTCGGGAGGCGGATGCTGATCGCGCATCGCAGCACCGCCGCGCAGCTCGCGCCATCCTGA
- a CDS encoding CinA family protein — protein sequence MEAEEPTIDQERARPADERHEELAGRVAELARRHGVTVAVAESLTGGNIAVALAAAESASEWFRGSLVAYASEVKHDVLDVPDGPVVSPEAAEAMASGVRRLLAADVAVSATGAGGPDAQDGREPGTVFVAVDDGVQPQVRQLDLDGEPREVLVTAAGEALALLVERLEARS from the coding sequence GTGGAGGCAGAGGAGCCGACGATCGACCAGGAACGCGCGCGACCGGCCGACGAGCGCCACGAGGAGCTGGCCGGGCGGGTGGCGGAGCTCGCCCGGCGCCACGGGGTGACGGTGGCCGTGGCCGAGTCACTGACCGGCGGCAACATCGCCGTCGCGCTGGCCGCTGCGGAGTCGGCGAGCGAGTGGTTCCGGGGTTCGCTGGTGGCCTACGCCAGCGAGGTCAAGCACGACGTGCTCGACGTGCCGGACGGCCCGGTCGTGAGCCCGGAGGCCGCGGAAGCCATGGCGAGCGGTGTGCGCAGGCTCCTCGCGGCGGACGTCGCCGTGAGTGCGACGGGGGCGGGCGGGCCGGACGCCCAGGACGGCCGGGAGCCGGGCACGGTGTTCGTCGCCGTCGACGACGGCGTGCAACCGCAGGTGCGGCAGCTGGACCTGGACGGCGAACCGCGGGAGGTACTGGTGACGGCGGCAGGCGAGGCACTGGCGCTGCTGGTGGAGCGCCTGGAGGCGCGCAGCTGA
- a CDS encoding DUF72 domain-containing protein yields MLARVARTWVGTSGWRYPPWRGTFYPKGLAQRRELEYLSRQVSSIEINGSFYSLQRPESYRMWAAETPDGFVFSVKGGRFITHLKQLRDVEAPLANFFASGVLALGPKLGPVLWQLPPRMRFDPARIEPFLRMLPRSTGAAVELATRHDERLDGRAHTETDADRPLRHALEVRHPTFCRAEFVELLREQEVALVVADTAGTWPHLEDVTADFVYVRLHGDTELYTSGYTPDALDAWAAKMLAWRAGEAPTGEFTVAAPGRSEPAGRDVFVYFDNDVKVHAPYDAIALEERLRAG; encoded by the coding sequence ATGCTCGCGCGGGTGGCACGGACGTGGGTCGGGACGTCGGGGTGGCGCTACCCGCCCTGGCGCGGCACGTTCTACCCGAAAGGCCTGGCCCAGCGCCGCGAGCTGGAGTACCTCTCGCGGCAGGTGAGCAGCATCGAGATCAACGGGTCGTTCTACTCGCTGCAACGCCCCGAGTCCTACCGGATGTGGGCCGCCGAGACGCCAGACGGCTTCGTGTTCTCGGTGAAGGGCGGGAGGTTCATCACCCACCTCAAGCAGCTGCGCGACGTCGAGGCACCGCTGGCCAACTTCTTCGCCTCCGGGGTGCTGGCGCTCGGCCCGAAGCTCGGACCGGTGCTGTGGCAGCTGCCGCCGCGCATGCGCTTCGACCCCGCGCGGATCGAGCCCTTCCTGCGCATGCTCCCGCGCAGTACCGGAGCCGCCGTCGAGCTCGCGACCAGGCATGACGAGCGGCTCGACGGCCGAGCGCACACCGAAACCGACGCCGACCGGCCACTGCGGCACGCCCTGGAGGTGCGGCACCCGACGTTCTGCCGCGCGGAGTTCGTGGAGCTGCTGCGGGAGCAGGAGGTCGCCCTCGTGGTGGCGGACACGGCGGGCACGTGGCCGCACCTCGAGGACGTGACGGCGGACTTCGTGTACGTCCGGCTGCACGGCGACACCGAACTCTACACGAGCGGCTACACCCCCGATGCGCTGGATGCGTGGGCGGCGAAGATGTTGGCGTGGCGAGCGGGGGAGGCGCCGACGGGGGAGTTCACGGTGGCCGCGCCCGGGCGCTCGGAGCCGGCGGGCCGTGACGTGTTCGTCTACTTCGACAACGACGTCAAGGTGCACGCCCCCTACGACGCGATCGCCCTCGAGGAGCGGCTGCGCGCGGGTTGA
- a CDS encoding SDR family NAD(P)-dependent oxidoreductase — translation MDAAIVTGAAGALGHAVVAEFRAAGRPVVALDRPGERLEKLGAQDGVHAVPVDLADRAAVHAAFAEVDALPVTPGALVALAGGFVPGNLAEVDEEQLDGLWRSNFGSALWAAQAVAPRLAARGGGAIVTVGSRTAVSGAATVAHATSKAAVVRLTTLLAEELRADRIRVNAVLPSTIDTPANRTWMTPKQVERAVAPEAIAKVIAFLCGPDAAPISGAAIPVYGDA, via the coding sequence GTGGATGCAGCGATCGTGACGGGCGCCGCCGGGGCCCTCGGGCACGCCGTGGTGGCGGAGTTCCGCGCCGCAGGCCGTCCGGTGGTGGCGCTGGACCGACCAGGGGAGCGGCTCGAGAAGCTCGGCGCGCAGGACGGCGTGCACGCCGTCCCCGTCGACCTCGCCGACCGGGCAGCGGTGCACGCGGCGTTCGCCGAGGTCGACGCGCTGCCGGTCACCCCGGGCGCACTGGTCGCGCTCGCAGGCGGGTTCGTGCCGGGCAACCTCGCCGAGGTCGACGAGGAGCAGCTCGACGGGCTATGGCGCTCCAACTTCGGCTCCGCCCTGTGGGCGGCGCAGGCGGTGGCGCCACGGCTCGCCGCACGCGGCGGGGGCGCGATCGTCACGGTCGGGTCGCGCACGGCGGTGAGCGGCGCCGCCACGGTGGCCCACGCCACGAGCAAGGCAGCGGTCGTCCGGCTCACCACGCTGCTGGCCGAGGAGCTGCGGGCCGACCGCATCCGGGTCAACGCGGTGCTGCCCTCGACGATCGACACGCCCGCCAACCGCACCTGGATGACGCCGAAGCAGGTCGAGCGGGCGGTCGCGCCGGAGGCGATCGCGAAGGTCATCGCGTTCCTCTGCGGTCCCGACGCCGCGCCGATCAGCGGCGCCGCGATCCCGGTGTACGGCGATGCCTGA
- a CDS encoding serine hydrolase domain-containing protein — translation MPELRTAVGAVLDWPVDHVAAAVVGPSGVRATAGDTEREFKLASVTKPLAAYAVLVAVEEGAVEWDTPAGPEGSTVRHLAAHTSGLSFADGVQQAKPGTRRIYSNVGFEVLGETVAEAAGMPFDRYLHEAVLAPLGMAETRLEGSPAAGAVSTAADLVRFATELLSPTLVDRATLDEATNVAFPGLDGILPGYGRQKPNDWGLGFEIRDGKSPHWTGANSSPRTFGHFGQSGTFLWVDPDAQAACVVLTDRDFSKWAVEAWPRYTDGVLAAL, via the coding sequence ATGCCTGAGCTGCGGACGGCCGTCGGCGCCGTGCTCGACTGGCCGGTGGACCACGTCGCCGCAGCGGTGGTCGGACCATCCGGGGTGCGCGCCACCGCGGGCGACACCGAGCGGGAGTTCAAGCTCGCGTCCGTGACCAAGCCGCTCGCCGCGTACGCGGTGCTCGTGGCGGTCGAGGAGGGCGCGGTCGAGTGGGACACGCCGGCCGGCCCGGAGGGCTCGACGGTCCGCCACCTCGCCGCCCACACATCGGGCCTCTCGTTCGCCGACGGCGTGCAGCAGGCGAAGCCCGGAACGAGGCGGATCTACTCCAACGTCGGGTTCGAGGTGCTGGGCGAGACCGTCGCCGAGGCCGCCGGGATGCCGTTCGACCGCTATCTGCACGAAGCCGTACTCGCCCCGCTCGGGATGGCGGAGACCCGGCTGGAGGGCTCCCCCGCCGCCGGCGCCGTGTCGACGGCGGCCGACCTGGTCAGGTTCGCGACCGAGCTGCTCTCGCCAACCCTCGTGGACCGCGCCACCCTCGACGAGGCCACCAACGTCGCCTTCCCCGGGCTCGACGGCATCCTCCCCGGCTACGGCCGGCAGAAGCCCAACGACTGGGGCCTCGGCTTCGAGATCCGCGACGGCAAGTCACCCCATTGGACCGGCGCGAACAGCTCACCCCGCACCTTCGGCCACTTCGGCCAGTCCGGCACGTTCCTGTGGGTCGACCCCGATGCGCAGGCCGCCTGCGTGGTGCTGACGGACCGGGACTTCAGCAAGTGGGCGGTCGAAGCCTGGCCGCGGTACACGGACGGGGTCCTCGCCGCCTTGTGA
- a CDS encoding MBL fold metallo-hydrolase → MRIGELHLHPVSDGTFVARPAYFGPHVPPSAHPELFDRHGAAWLPLGCFLVRSGDRLVLVDTGEGPDSDELPHGMRIVGGQLLTGLRALGVTPADVTDVVCTHLHSDHVGWLFDLDARPVFARATVWYGAGDDGHFVHGPGRMREHVRRGFTDGGRTRPIDRDTVVAPGVTAVLAPGHTPGHLCVVLSSGRERALLLGDAVTCPVQLDEASWHSMGDVDPALADRTRQRLWRELEDPGIVGVGSHFPELRFGRVLAGAGRHWST, encoded by the coding sequence ATGCGCATCGGCGAGCTGCACCTGCACCCGGTCTCGGACGGCACGTTCGTGGCCCGGCCGGCGTACTTCGGCCCGCACGTGCCGCCGTCGGCCCACCCGGAGCTGTTCGACCGGCACGGCGCGGCGTGGCTGCCGCTCGGCTGCTTCCTGGTGCGGTCCGGGGACCGGCTCGTGCTCGTCGACACCGGGGAGGGGCCCGACTCCGACGAGCTGCCGCACGGGATGCGGATCGTCGGGGGCCAGCTGCTCACCGGGTTGCGGGCGCTCGGAGTCACACCCGCGGACGTCACCGACGTCGTCTGCACGCACCTGCACAGCGATCACGTGGGCTGGCTCTTCGACCTCGACGCCCGGCCGGTCTTCGCCCGTGCGACGGTCTGGTACGGCGCGGGTGACGATGGCCACTTCGTGCACGGGCCGGGCCGGATGCGCGAGCACGTCCGGCGGGGGTTCACCGACGGCGGGCGGACCCGTCCGATCGACCGCGACACGGTGGTGGCGCCGGGCGTCACGGCGGTGCTCGCGCCGGGGCACACACCGGGCCACCTGTGCGTGGTGCTCTCCTCGGGACGGGAGCGCGCGTTGCTGCTCGGCGACGCCGTGACCTGCCCCGTCCAGCTGGACGAGGCGAGCTGGCACTCGATGGGAGACGTCGACCCGGCCCTCGCCGACCGGACGCGGCAGCGGCTGTGGCGCGAGCTGGAGGACCCGGGGATCGTCGGTGTCGGCTCGCACTTCCCGGAGCTGCGGTTCGGCCGGGTGCTCGCCGGAGCCGGTCGCCACTGGTCGACCTGA